A single genomic interval of Amblyomma americanum isolate KBUSLIRL-KWMA chromosome 11, ASM5285725v1, whole genome shotgun sequence harbors:
- the LOC144109805 gene encoding uncharacterized protein LOC144109805, producing the protein MDGNNVTLQALHGITTSHTNPNNFEKMRVSLAFQLFSDKVVKGLQLYREKIEERCGDIAATLHFFEIIRDLILIMTSRFPAGALRLSSPSADKLKNMLVLLDNWERHTKGQHGFLSQYTATGLRVTVSSKLPPRPQVCTFSQKFGAEGVFF; encoded by the exons ATGGATGGGAACAACGTGACACTCCAGGCACTACATGGCATCACCACCAGCCACACTAACCCGAACAACTTCGAAAAGATGCGAGTTTCTTTAGCTTTCCAGCTATTCAGTGACAAAGTTGTCAAGGGCCTGCAGCTCTACCGGGAAAAGATTGAAGAACGGTGCGGTGATATTGCAGCAACACTACATTTCTTTGA GATCATCCGTGACCTCATCTTGATAATGACTTCCCGGTTTCCTGCCGGAGCATTGAGACTTTCATCACCATCTGCGGACAAACTGAAGAACATGCTGGTACTGCTGGACAACTGGGAACGTCACACAAAAGGACAGCATGGCTTCCTGAGCCAGTACACTGCAACAGGGCTCCGAGTTACGGTATCAA GTAAGCTCCCGCCACGCCCGCAAGTGTGCACCTTTTCTCAGAAGTTTGGAGCAGAGGGGGTTTTCTTCTGA